The Halostella salina nucleotide sequence CCAGCGGCGTGTAGACGGCGTCGAGCACCGTCAGGCCGCCGTGGAGCGCGTCCGCGGGCACCGGCGTCGCGTCCTCCTCCATCCCGACGCTGGTCGCGTTGACGAGCACGTCGGCGTCGGCCAGTAGTTCGGGGAGCGCGTCGAGACCGTGCCCCGACGCGTCCGGCACGGCGTCGGCGAGGTCGTGGGCCGTCGATTCGGTTCGGTTGGCGACCCTGACGGTCGCTCCGGCGTCCGAGAGGCCGAAGGTGACCGCCCGACCCGCGCCGCCCGCGCCGACGACTACCGCGGTCGCGCCGGCTACGTCGGTCCCGGCGTCCGCGAGCGCCCGGCGCGCGCCCTCGGCGTCGGTGTTGTGCCCGGTGGGGCGGCCGCCGCCGAAGTCGACCGTGTTCACCGCGCCGATCCGGGCCGCGAGGTCGTCCGGGTCGACGGCGTCCAGCACCGCCTGCTTGAACGGGATCGTGACGTTCAGCCCCGCGACGCCGAGCGCGTCGGCTCCCCGGACGGCGGCCGCAGCCTCGTCCTTGGCCGGTTCGAACGTGACGTACCGGGCGTCGATGTCGAGCGCGTCGTACGCCGCTTCGTGCATCGGCGGCGACAGCGAGTGGCCGACGGGGTTGCCGACCAGTCCGAACACCTGCATGGCTCGTACGCCGGTTCGTGTGACAATAACTGGTCCGCTTGCCGGACAACGCAAGAACTACCTGTACCGTGGGTCAGGCTTGGATCGATGACCAGTCGGATCCGCCATCCGCTCACTGCGGTCGCCGTGACGACCCTCCTGACGCTGCCGTGGGTCGGTATCTACGCGACCGACAGCGTCGATGCGCTTGGAAACGTCGGAACCGTGGCCATAAGCGGTCTCTCCGTCCTCGCGGCGTCGTTCCTGCTCGCCTGGGGTGCCGAGACGGCCGAGAAGGACGTGCCACGCGCCTTCGCCATCGCCGTCCTCGCCGTCCTCGCGGTTGCCCCCGAGTACGCGGTCGACGCGCTGTACGCGTGGCAGGCCGGACAGGGGCGTGCCGGCGCGGGCGACCTCGCGGTCGCCAACATGACCGGCGCGAACCGCATCCTCATCGGTCTCGGGTGGTCGGGAATCGCGCTGTTTTCGATCTACCGTGCCAAGACCAGCGGCGACGTGGCCGTCGAACACAACGACGGGTTCCTGAACGACGCCGTCCTGCTCGACCGGAGCATCGCCACCGAGGTCTTCTTCCTCGCGCTGGCGACGCTGTGGGCGTTCTTCGTCCCGCTGAACGGCGGCATCGACGCGCTCGACATGCTGATACTCGTCGGCATCTACGTCGTCTACATCGGTATCGTCATCCGCGGCGACCCCGACGAGGAGGAGGCCCACGTCGGCGTCCCGGCGTACCTCCAGAAGACGCCGGCGTTCGTCCGGATCCCCTCGGTCCTCGCGCTGTTTGGCTACTCCGGCTTTCTCATCCTGACGGCCGTCGAGCCGTTCGCGATCGGACTCGAACACATCGGCGTCGACTACGGCATCCCCGAGTTCTTCATGATCCAGTGGGTCGCACCACTGGCCAGCGAGAGCCCCGAACTCATCGTGACGGCGTACCTCGTGAACAAGGCCCGGACGACGGCGGCGTTCAACGCGCTCATCTCCTCGAAGCTGAACCAGTGGACGCTGCTGATCGGGACGCTCGGCATCGTGTTCAGCATCTCGCAGGGGGCCTACGGCGTGCTGGAGTTCAACCAGAAGCAGGCGGCCGAGATCTGGATCACGGCCGCCCAGAGCTTCTTCGCGCTGGCCATCCTGATCAACTTCCGCATCTCGATGCGGGAGGCGGTCGCGCTGCTGGTGCTGTTCGTCTCGCAGGTGCTCATCGAGTACCTGCACATCCAGGGGGTCGTCGAGTTCATCAGCACGTACGACCTGCTCATCGCGTACACGGCCCTCTACATGGTCGTCGGGAGCGCGATGTTCCTCGCCCGCATGGACGACGTGCGCACCGTCGGCCGGATCGCCCGGGCGAACGCGACGGGGAACCAGCCGGCGGTCGACTCCGACTGAGCGCTTCGACACGCTTTTTTCCGCGCTCCGCCGACCAACGCCCAGTGATAGCGATCCTCGTCAGCCGCGCCGACTCGGCCTCGGAACACCTCGGCGAGCGCCTGCTCGAACTCGCCGGCTGGGACCGACGGACCGACGACACCCGCCCCGACGCCGCCGGCGGCGGCGAGTACTACCGGACCGACGGCTTCGAACTGCGGACGTTCGACGACCTCCACCTGTACGTCGACGACGCGGCGGCGGCGTTCGACGACCCGGACCTGCTCGTGTTCGCGTCGCGCCACGCCGGCGAAACCGGCCCGCTCCTGACCGCCCACTTCACGGGCAACTTCGGCCCGGCGGAGTACGGCGGCGAGTCCGGTGATCTCGCGGCGGCCTGTCCGAACGCCCACGCGGCCGTCGTCGATGCGTTCGCCGACCACGCGCCCGAGGGCTACGAGGTCGGGATGGAGTGTACCCACCACGGTCCCAGCGCGGTCGGCGTCCCGTCGATGTTCGTCGAACTCGGCAGCGGCGAGGACGAGTGGGACGACCCCGAGGGAGCACGCGCCGTCGCGCGCTCCATCCTCGACCTGCGCGGCGTCGCCCCGGACCGCGATCGAACGCTGGTCGGCTTCGGTGGTGGCCACTACGCGCCGCGGTTCACCCGTATCGTCCGCGAGACCGACTGGGCCGTCGGCCACGTCGCCGCCGACTGGTGTCTGGACGCGATGGGCGACCCGGAGTCGAACCGGGACGTGATCCGCCGCGCGTTCGAGGAAAGCGGCGCG carries:
- a CDS encoding sodium:calcium antiporter: MTSRIRHPLTAVAVTTLLTLPWVGIYATDSVDALGNVGTVAISGLSVLAASFLLAWGAETAEKDVPRAFAIAVLAVLAVAPEYAVDALYAWQAGQGRAGAGDLAVANMTGANRILIGLGWSGIALFSIYRAKTSGDVAVEHNDGFLNDAVLLDRSIATEVFFLALATLWAFFVPLNGGIDALDMLILVGIYVVYIGIVIRGDPDEEEAHVGVPAYLQKTPAFVRIPSVLALFGYSGFLILTAVEPFAIGLEHIGVDYGIPEFFMIQWVAPLASESPELIVTAYLVNKARTTAAFNALISSKLNQWTLLIGTLGIVFSISQGAYGVLEFNQKQAAEIWITAAQSFFALAILINFRISMREAVALLVLFVSQVLIEYLHIQGVVEFISTYDLLIAYTALYMVVGSAMFLARMDDVRTVGRIARANATGNQPAVDSD
- a CDS encoding shikimate dehydrogenase, whose translation is MQVFGLVGNPVGHSLSPPMHEAAYDALDIDARYVTFEPAKDEAAAAVRGADALGVAGLNVTIPFKQAVLDAVDPDDLAARIGAVNTVDFGGGRPTGHNTDAEGARRALADAGTDVAGATAVVVGAGGAGRAVTFGLSDAGATVRVANRTESTAHDLADAVPDASGHGLDALPELLADADVLVNATSVGMEEDATPVPADALHGGLTVLDAVYTPLETRLLRDADAAGATTVDGARMLLYQGAAAFERWTGRDAPVETMDAALRARL
- a CDS encoding D-aminoacyl-tRNA deacylase; amino-acid sequence: MIAILVSRADSASEHLGERLLELAGWDRRTDDTRPDAAGGGEYYRTDGFELRTFDDLHLYVDDAAAAFDDPDLLVFASRHAGETGPLLTAHFTGNFGPAEYGGESGDLAAACPNAHAAVVDAFADHAPEGYEVGMECTHHGPSAVGVPSMFVELGSGEDEWDDPEGARAVARSILDLRGVAPDRDRTLVGFGGGHYAPRFTRIVRETDWAVGHVAADWCLDAMGDPESNRDVIRRAFEESGASYAVVDGDYPALERTVADLGYRVVSETWVREVGDRPLDAVEALEDALTTVDDGLRFGDRSADDGFDPVSLPADLVDEAQGIDAEAARAAVAGETVAFETSENGNRLGASAAVPADGSRDAVVDALVAVLAEGYDEVGRADGAVVARETAFDPSLARDLGVPEGPKFGRLSAGEPVTVDGETVEPADVRAERTRRFDL